In the Leifsonia sp. 466MF genome, one interval contains:
- a CDS encoding RNA-binding protein, with protein sequence MLAPALTHLVKGIVDHPDDVHVVAKSSPRGEVLEVRVNPEDLGRVIGRSGRTAKALRTLVAALADGRRVRVDVVDD encoded by the coding sequence TTGCTCGCACCCGCGCTCACGCACCTGGTCAAGGGGATCGTCGATCACCCTGACGACGTCCACGTCGTGGCCAAGAGCTCTCCGCGTGGCGAGGTCCTCGAGGTTCGTGTGAACCCCGAGGACCTCGGCCGGGTGATCGGCCGGTCCGGCCGCACGGCGAAGGCTCTCCGCACGCTCGTTGCCGCGCTGGCCGATGGCCGGCGCGTCCGTGTCGACGTCGTCGACGACTGA
- the rpsP gene encoding 30S ribosomal protein S16 — protein sequence MAVKIRLKRLGKIRAPYYRIVVADSRTKRDGRVIEEIGLYHPTEEPSRIEVDSERAQYWLGVGAQPTEQVTALLKLTGDWGRFKGDKNAVSTVKVAEGKAEFVADEKKKPVLKPKAEKPAEVAAEAEAVVEAEVEREEADEANVVAEAEAIADDASDEKA from the coding sequence GTGGCTGTCAAAATCCGTCTGAAGCGCCTGGGCAAGATCCGCGCTCCGTATTACCGCATCGTCGTCGCCGACTCGCGCACCAAGCGCGATGGTCGCGTGATCGAGGAGATCGGTCTGTACCACCCGACCGAGGAGCCCTCGCGCATCGAGGTCGACTCCGAGCGTGCGCAGTACTGGCTCGGCGTCGGCGCCCAGCCGACCGAGCAGGTCACCGCGCTGCTCAAGCTCACCGGCGACTGGGGTCGCTTCAAGGGCGACAAGAACGCCGTGAGCACCGTCAAGGTCGCCGAGGGCAAGGCCGAGTTCGTCGCCGACGAGAAGAAGAAGCCGGTCCTCAAGCCCAAGGCTGAGAAGCCGGCCGAGGTCGCCGCCGAGGCGGAGGCCGTCGTCGAGGCCGAGGTCGAGCGCGAGGAGGCCGACGAGGCCAACGTCGTCGCCGAGGCCGAGGCCATCGCTGACGACGCGTCCGACGAGAAGGCCTGA
- the rimM gene encoding ribosome maturation factor RimM (Essential for efficient processing of 16S rRNA) produces MAGASVSTSSTTEVADHKLPRKEVAPRPGQTELRVGRLTKAHGLKGAIKLELYTDEPEKRFVPGAVFTLQVPTASKWHGKTLELRELRWYNGHPVGFFAGVDDRTEAETLIKAILWVSQDATQLPDEEDAWYDHQLVGLDAVRDGVTVGRVARVDHLPAQDLLAIATAGGEVLVPFVKAIVPEVDIAAGTVTLTPPAGLFEELPDDEPEGDDEPEGDAESEADSEGEPAAPASDD; encoded by the coding sequence ATGGCCGGCGCGTCCGTGTCGACGTCGTCGACGACTGAGGTGGCGGACCACAAACTGCCTCGCAAGGAGGTCGCCCCCCGGCCCGGTCAGACCGAGCTGCGCGTCGGGCGCCTCACGAAGGCGCACGGCCTCAAGGGCGCCATCAAGCTGGAGCTCTACACGGACGAACCGGAGAAGCGGTTCGTCCCGGGGGCGGTGTTCACCCTGCAGGTGCCCACCGCGTCCAAGTGGCACGGCAAGACGCTCGAACTCCGCGAACTCCGCTGGTACAACGGCCACCCGGTCGGGTTCTTCGCCGGCGTCGACGACCGCACGGAGGCCGAGACGCTGATCAAGGCGATCCTCTGGGTCAGCCAGGACGCCACGCAGCTCCCCGACGAGGAGGACGCCTGGTACGACCACCAGCTGGTCGGCCTGGACGCGGTGCGCGACGGCGTGACGGTCGGACGCGTGGCTCGCGTCGACCATCTGCCCGCGCAGGACCTGCTGGCGATCGCGACGGCCGGCGGCGAAGTGCTCGTGCCGTTCGTGAAGGCGATCGTCCCGGAGGTCGATATCGCCGCCGGGACCGTCACGTTGACTCCGCCCGCCGGGCTCTTCGAGGAGCTGCCGGACGACGAGCCGGAGGGCGACGACGAGCCGGAGGGCGACGCCGAGTCGGAGGCGGACTCGGAAGGCGAACCCGCCGCGCCTGCGTCCGACGACTGA
- a CDS encoding GntR family transcriptional regulator codes for MSEQLPVAEASRVYDRLRAEILDLDRVPGSRLTERGLEGELGASRTPLRSALMRLESEGLVGREGRGWQVTPIDLGEIARLSEFRDAVETAAVRLSCARATDAAIATLREHLDGWAEDHSPDGAVRTGTEFHVRLAALSGNPFFADAVADAMTRLARARWLVARDEDAASEHREILALVAARQADEAAARIHEHVVGTHDRLVAALGADARSLRGRGLAIVS; via the coding sequence ATGTCCGAGCAGCTGCCCGTCGCCGAGGCCTCCCGCGTCTACGACCGTCTCCGCGCCGAGATTCTCGACCTCGACCGCGTGCCCGGCTCGCGCCTCACCGAGCGCGGCCTCGAGGGGGAGCTCGGCGCCTCTCGCACTCCCCTGCGGTCGGCGCTCATGCGGCTGGAGTCCGAAGGACTGGTGGGCCGGGAGGGGCGCGGCTGGCAGGTCACGCCCATCGACCTCGGCGAGATCGCCAGACTGAGCGAGTTCCGGGATGCGGTCGAGACCGCCGCCGTCCGGCTCAGCTGCGCGCGCGCAACGGACGCCGCGATCGCCACCCTGCGCGAGCACCTGGACGGGTGGGCGGAGGACCACTCCCCTGACGGCGCCGTGCGGACCGGCACCGAGTTCCATGTCCGACTCGCCGCCCTCTCGGGCAACCCGTTCTTCGCGGATGCGGTCGCCGATGCCATGACCCGCCTGGCCCGCGCGCGGTGGCTGGTCGCCCGCGACGAGGACGCCGCGAGCGAGCACCGGGAGATCCTCGCCCTGGTCGCTGCGCGTCAGGCGGACGAGGCTGCTGCACGCATCCATGAACACGTCGTCGGAACCCATGACCGCCTGGTGGCCGCTTTGGGCGCCGATGCGCGCTCGCTGCGCGGACGCGGACTCGCGATCGTCTCCTGA
- a CDS encoding SGNH/GDSL hydrolase family protein codes for MRTLTRRRSRPLSTRLPLLAPAALTVALLALAGCASAPAAHPVAAQATAVAAPDAGSAGRDASGIVDAVAIGDSIAFGKGVTADQAWPALVSEAHGWQLTDLAVSGSGFVKPGWNGTTYRQQVDAALRLHPQVILLAATRNDREQDPAAVTANADRMLRELRERFPDATIVGITGIWGSDQPPATMTRVDDIVGDAVRGVDGTWLDIGFPLVGHPELLQADGIHPNAAGQKVVAQTIESKLQPLNLAL; via the coding sequence GTGCGCACCCTCACCCGACGCCGCTCGCGCCCGCTGAGCACCCGGCTCCCCCTGCTCGCGCCCGCGGCCCTGACGGTGGCACTTCTCGCCCTCGCCGGCTGCGCATCCGCGCCGGCCGCACACCCCGTCGCCGCTCAGGCGACCGCCGTCGCCGCCCCGGACGCCGGCAGCGCCGGACGGGATGCCTCCGGCATCGTCGACGCCGTCGCGATCGGCGACTCGATCGCCTTCGGCAAGGGCGTGACGGCCGATCAGGCGTGGCCCGCTCTCGTCTCGGAGGCGCACGGCTGGCAGCTGACGGACCTCGCGGTGTCCGGCTCCGGCTTCGTCAAGCCGGGATGGAACGGCACGACCTACCGCCAGCAGGTGGATGCGGCGCTCCGCCTCCACCCGCAGGTGATCCTCCTCGCCGCCACACGCAACGACCGCGAGCAGGACCCGGCCGCGGTGACCGCAAACGCCGACCGGATGCTGCGAGAGCTGCGCGAGCGCTTCCCGGACGCCACGATCGTCGGCATCACCGGCATCTGGGGCTCCGACCAGCCGCCCGCGACCATGACCCGCGTCGACGACATCGTCGGGGACGCGGTGCGCGGCGTCGACGGCACCTGGCTCGACATCGGCTTCCCGCTCGTCGGGCACCCGGAGCTGCTCCAGGCGGACGGCATCCACCCGAACGCGGCCGGTCAGAAGGTCGTGGCGCAGACCATCGAGTCGAAGCTCCAGCCGCTCAACCTGGCGCTGTAG
- a CDS encoding SGNH/GDSL hydrolase family protein — MTARRSLLTLLAAALVAASLVGCMAPAQPASRTESPTASPTSTPAQVTAVAIGDSIAIGNGVPAEDAWPLLVADRLGWTLTDFGESAAGFTVKGLNTHTFDDQVSATIRLRPDVVIVAATRNDLFASTASLRTAATAALERLRSALPEARIIGVGAIWGSDAAPAQIALISSTVKAAVLGVGGSWIEVGQPFAGRPDLVLADHVHPTVEGQRLLASTISAAISRRLVIG, encoded by the coding sequence GTGACGGCCCGACGTTCTCTCCTCACCCTCCTTGCCGCCGCCCTCGTGGCCGCATCGCTGGTCGGCTGCATGGCACCGGCGCAGCCCGCCTCTCGAACGGAGAGTCCGACAGCCTCCCCCACGTCCACTCCGGCGCAGGTCACGGCCGTGGCCATCGGCGACTCGATCGCGATCGGCAACGGCGTGCCGGCCGAGGACGCCTGGCCGCTCCTGGTGGCCGATCGTCTGGGATGGACGCTCACCGACTTCGGAGAGAGCGCCGCCGGTTTCACCGTCAAAGGGCTCAACACGCACACGTTCGACGACCAGGTCAGCGCGACGATCCGGCTGCGTCCGGACGTGGTGATCGTCGCCGCGACCCGCAACGACCTGTTCGCCTCGACCGCCTCCCTGCGCACGGCCGCGACCGCCGCACTGGAGCGCCTGCGCAGCGCCCTCCCCGAGGCGCGCATCATCGGTGTCGGGGCCATCTGGGGATCGGACGCGGCCCCTGCTCAAATCGCGCTGATCTCCTCCACCGTGAAGGCCGCCGTTCTCGGGGTCGGCGGGTCGTGGATCGAAGTGGGCCAGCCGTTCGCCGGGCGCCCCGACCTCGTGCTGGCGGACCATGTCCACCCCACCGTGGAGGGCCAGCGGCTGCTGGCGTCGACCATCTCGGCGGCCATCTCTCGCCGCCTCGTGATCGGGTGA
- a CDS encoding glutamate--cysteine ligase → MQIDFSESERSTVGIEWEIALVDGSTGDLVQIADDVLRELGTPDGREHPQITHELLMNTVELVSRVHRTVPAAITDLQELIGLVRGVTDPLGVELMCAGTHPFAQWFDQKVTPNERYDRLLDRTQWWGRQMMIWGVHVHVGIDSVDKALPIVNGLLTYYPHLQALSASSPFWAGARTGYASNRALMFQQLPTAGLPWQFGTWANYEAYVQDLVTTGVVEDHSEVRWDIRPSPKWGTVEMRACDGLSTPDEVGAVSALIHCLTDRMSGQLDAGVEPVTLQPWFVRENKWRAARYGLDAEIIQAPDGSERLVSDDLRDLVDDLQPEAERLGCVDELATVLTILDTGASYQRQLAVAEQNGGSLQAVVSSLTHELRNGLAR, encoded by the coding sequence ATGCAGATCGATTTCTCGGAGTCCGAGCGCTCCACCGTCGGCATCGAGTGGGAGATCGCCCTCGTCGACGGCTCGACGGGCGACCTGGTCCAGATCGCCGACGACGTGCTGCGCGAACTGGGCACGCCCGACGGCCGGGAGCATCCCCAGATCACCCATGAGCTGCTGATGAACACGGTGGAGCTGGTCAGCCGCGTCCACCGCACGGTGCCGGCGGCGATCACCGATCTGCAGGAGCTCATCGGCCTGGTCCGGGGCGTCACCGACCCGCTCGGCGTCGAACTGATGTGCGCGGGGACGCATCCCTTCGCCCAATGGTTCGACCAGAAGGTGACGCCGAACGAACGGTACGACCGGCTGCTCGACCGCACCCAGTGGTGGGGGCGGCAGATGATGATCTGGGGTGTGCACGTGCACGTCGGCATCGACTCGGTCGACAAGGCCCTGCCGATCGTCAACGGCCTGCTGACCTATTACCCGCATCTGCAGGCGCTCAGCGCGTCCAGCCCGTTCTGGGCGGGCGCCCGCACCGGCTACGCCTCCAACCGCGCGCTCATGTTCCAGCAGCTGCCCACTGCCGGGCTGCCCTGGCAATTCGGCACCTGGGCCAACTACGAGGCCTACGTCCAGGACCTGGTCACGACGGGCGTCGTGGAGGACCACTCCGAGGTGCGCTGGGACATCCGCCCGTCGCCGAAGTGGGGAACGGTCGAGATGCGCGCCTGCGACGGCCTCTCCACCCCCGACGAGGTCGGAGCCGTCTCCGCGCTCATCCACTGTCTGACCGACCGGATGTCGGGACAGCTGGACGCGGGCGTCGAGCCGGTCACGCTGCAGCCCTGGTTCGTCCGCGAGAACAAATGGCGCGCCGCACGGTACGGCCTCGACGCCGAGATCATCCAGGCGCCGGACGGCAGCGAGCGGCTCGTCTCCGACGACCTCCGCGACCTGGTGGACGACCTCCAGCCGGAGGCCGAGCGACTGGGATGCGTCGACGAGCTGGCGACGGTCCTCACCATCCTGGACACGGGCGCCAGCTACCAGCGGCAGCTCGCCGTCGCGGAGCAGAACGGCGGCAGCCTGCAGGCAGTGGTCAGCTCGCTGACGCACGAGCTGCGCAACGGCCTCGCCCGCTGA
- a CDS encoding SGNH/GDSL hydrolase family protein, whose amino-acid sequence MLARRPLAAAATAMTAALLALTALSGCASANAASNAALGKQSAATSSAATAEHVAVIGDSIESGLGLDPSEAWPALVASDHDWRLDNLSVPGAGFVAQGSDGHDFSAQVDAAIAAQPDLVLIGASDNDLGTDPDQLSTAIRSTVDRLAAALPDARIAGFNALSGQASDEELAGGDAALRQAVLDAGGTWLDLGQPYRGKAGLVQDDDEHPTLPGQQAIAAVVAAKLSL is encoded by the coding sequence ATGCTCGCCCGACGCCCCCTCGCGGCAGCGGCCACCGCGATGACGGCCGCCCTGCTGGCGCTCACCGCCCTCTCGGGCTGCGCGTCGGCCAACGCGGCCTCGAACGCCGCTCTGGGGAAGCAGTCCGCCGCCACATCGTCCGCAGCCACGGCAGAGCACGTCGCGGTGATCGGCGACTCGATCGAGTCCGGCCTCGGGCTCGACCCCTCCGAGGCGTGGCCGGCGCTGGTGGCCTCCGACCATGACTGGCGGCTCGACAACCTCAGCGTGCCCGGTGCCGGCTTCGTGGCCCAGGGGTCCGACGGTCATGACTTCTCCGCCCAGGTGGATGCGGCGATCGCCGCCCAGCCGGACCTCGTCCTCATCGGCGCGTCCGACAACGACCTCGGTACGGACCCCGACCAGCTGAGCACGGCCATCCGCTCGACGGTCGACCGTCTCGCGGCAGCCCTGCCGGATGCGCGGATCGCCGGGTTCAACGCCCTCAGCGGCCAGGCGAGCGACGAGGAGCTCGCCGGCGGCGACGCGGCGCTGCGACAGGCGGTCCTCGACGCCGGTGGCACGTGGCTCGACCTCGGGCAGCCCTATCGCGGCAAGGCCGGACTGGTGCAGGACGACGACGAGCATCCCACCCTCCCCGGCCAGCAGGCGATCGCGGCGGTCGTCGCCGCGAAACTGAGCCTGTGA